The DNA region GGCGAGCAGGGCCGCACGCTGGTCGGCGGCCGCATCGCCCGGTCCGAGCTGGAGGGAGCCGTCGGCGAGGGCGGCGGCAGCGCCGACCAGCGCGCGGATGCGTGCGGCCGGCCCGCGCAGGACCTCGTGCCCGTGCTCGGCGATCGCGGCCATCGTGGGGAACAGGCGCGCCTCTCCCCCGCTGCCGCCGATGGCCACCGGCTCCCCGAGGGCGTCGGCCAGCGCGGTCAGCGCGGTCCGCGCCGCCGACACCGTGATCTGCTGGCCGACCATCGCTCGGATGAGCATCTCGTGCGGGTCGGCGGAGCCGGGCACACGGATGCCGGGTACGCGCGCGACGAGCGGGGTGAGTTCGGGATGCCGCGACAACGCCGCGTCGATCGCGATCGGGTCCGCGTCCAGGTCGAACAGGCGGCGGGCGCGCGTGACCAGCGTCGACAGATCACCCGGCTGGGTCAGGCGTGCCCGCAGGCGCACGCGCCCCGCGGAGTCGACGCGCAGCTCGAACCACGCAGGCCCCCCGGGCAGCCGCAGCGTCCGCGCGAACGAGGCGGGGGTCGCCGTCTCTACTCCGCTCACGGCTCGCGCGCTCATCCACGCGAACAGACCCGCCGCGTCGAACGGGCCACGGTGCGGCAGGACGAGGTCGATGACACCGTCGAGTGATTCCGCGCCGCTGCCGCGACGGCGGCGCGCCCGCAGCTCCAGCGGCGGCATCCCGAACACCTCGCGCACCGTCTCGTTGAACTGCCGGACACTGGTGAACCCGGCGGAGAAGGCGACATCGGCGACGGGCAGGTCGGTGCCCACCAGCAGCATCCGCGCGGTGTGCGCGCGATGTGCCCGGCTCAGAGCGAGCGGTCCGGCACCGAGCTCGGCGGTCAGCAGGCGGGTGAGGTGGCGCGGCGAATACCCGAGGCGGTCGGCCAGGCCGGGGACGCCCTCGCGCTCGATCACGCCGTCCGCGATCAGCCGCATGGCGCGGGCGGTGGTGTCCCCGCGCAGATCCCATTCCGGGGACCCCGGTGCCGCCTCGGGCAGGCAGCGCTTGCACGCCCGATAGCCGGCTTCGTGCGCGGCCGCGCTGGTGGCGAAGAAGGAGACGTTGGCCGGCTTGGGCGTGCGGGCGGGGCAGCTCGGTCGGCAGTAGATGCCGGTCGAGCGCACGGCCGTCACGAACTGCCCGTCGAAGCGGGGGTCCCGCGACTGGATCGCGCCGTACCGCTCATCGAACGACAGGGGCCGCATCCGCCCGGCGGCGGTGGTCATGGGACTGGTCACGTGTTCCACAATGCCACGCTCCGCGGCCCCGGACTGGCGGAAATCGGACACGGCGGTGCGGCCCTGACGTCTGTGCTCGGAACGGATCCCGACCCGGTCCGGGCCTGGGGCGCTAGCGTGAGCAGATGAGCGCGCGTGAGTACGACGTCATCGTGATCGGGGCGGGCGCGGTGGGCGAGAACGTCGCCGATCGCGCGGTCCAGGGCGGTATGTCGACCGTCATCGTCGAGGCGGAACTGGTCGGCGGCGAATGCTCCTACTGGGCATGCATGCCCTCCAAGGCGCTGCTGCGCAGTGCGGCGGCGCTGCGCGCCGCGCGGGATGTCGACGGGGCGAAGCAGGCGGTCACCGGCGAGGTGGACGTCGCGGGTGTGCTGCGGCGCCGCAACCGCATCACCCACGACTGGGATGACGCGTCGCAGGTGAGCTGGCTGGACGGCGCCGGCATCGATCTCCTGCGCGGTCACGCCGAGTTCACCGGCGTCAAACGCGTCCGGGTGACCGCCGCAGACGGCACCGTGACCGACCTGGTCGCCCGCCACGCCGTCGCCGTCGCCACCGGATCGGCACCCCTGCTGCCGGACATCCCGGGTCTGCGCGAGATCGAACCGTGGACCAGCCGCGATGCCACCAGCGCACAGACGATCCCCGCGTCGCTGGCCATCCTCGGGGGCGGGGTGGTGGGCGCGGAGATGGCGACGGCGTACGCCGGCTTCGGCACCACGGTGACCCTGATCGTCCGGTCGCGGCTGCTGTCGAGCATGGAGCCGTTCGCCGGCGACCTGGTCGCCGCCTCGCTCGCCCGGCTGGGCGTCTCCCTCCGCACCGGCGTCGAGGTCACCGCGGCGCACCGCACCGACCGCAACGCCGTGCTGGCACTGTCCGACGGCGGACGTGTCGTCGCCGAGCAGGTGCTCGTCGCCGTCGGGCGCACGCCGCGCACCACGGATCTCGGCCTGGAGAGCATCGGCTTCTCGCCGGGCGCGTGGCTGAGCGTCGATGACACGCTGCTGGTGAAGGGCACCGACTGGCTGTACGCGGTGGGCGACGTGAACCATCGCGCGCTGCTGACCCACCAGGGCAAGTACCAGGCGCGTGCCGCCGGTGACGTGATCGCGGCCCGCGCGAAGGGTCACCCCGTGGCCGACGCCCCGTGGGGCGCACACGTGGCCACCGCCGATCACGACCACATCCCGCAGGTCACCTTCACCGACCCCGAGGTCGCCTCGGTCGGGCTCACCGAGGCGGCCGCCCGTGCGGCCGGACGGCGCATCCGCGTGCTCGACTACGACCTGTCCTGGATCGCGGGGGCGAGCACCTATGCGGACGCCTACCAGGGGATGGCGCGTGCCATCGTCGACGAGGACCGCGGCGTGCTGATCGGGGCCACCTTCGCCGGCGCGAACGTCGCCGAGCTGCTGCACTCCGCGACCGTGGCGATCGTCGGCGAGGTGCCGATCGAACGGCTCTGGCACGCGGTCCCGTCGTATCCGACGCTCAGCGAGGTGTGGCTGCGCTGGCTCGAGGAGTACGGCCGCCCCGCCCCCCATTGACCGCGAGAGCGGAGGGATGCCACGAGACCGGGGGCCTCGCCTCGGTCTCGTGGTGCCTATCCGGTCTCGCGGGCGGGCGGTGCGGGTGGGATTGCGGGCGTCAGTGGAAGAAGTGGCGCTCGCCGGTGAAGAACATGGGGATCCCGGCTTCCCGGGCGGCGTCGATCACCTCGTCGTCGCGCACAGATCCTCCCGGCTGGACGATTCCGCCGATTCCGGCGTCGATGAGGACCGCAGGTCCGTCGGCGAACGGGAAGAACGCATCGGATGCCGCGACCGAGCCGGCCGCGCGTGCGCCGGCCCGCTCGACGGCGAGTCGGCAGGAGTCGACGCGGTTGACCTGGCCCATTCCGATGCCGACCGTCGCCGAGCCCTTCGCGAGCACGATGGCGTTGGACTTGACCGCGCGGCAGGCCTTCCAGGCGAAGATGAAGTTGGTCATCTCCTCCTCGCTCGGGCGCTCGCCCGAGACGAGCTGCCAGTCCTTGGCGACCGACTCGATGTCGTCGGGGAAGCGGTCGGCGTCCTGCAGCAGCAGACCGCCGGAGACGAGCCGGACATCCATCCGCTCCTGCTGCCAGTCGACCGGCAGACGCAGCACGCGGAGGTTCTTCTTCAGCGCGAAGACCTCCAGCGCCTCGGGCTCGAAGTCCGGGGCCACGATGACCTCGGTGAAGATGTCCCTCATGTTCTCGGCCATCTTCAGCGTCACGCGCCGGTTCGCCGCGATCACCCCGCCGAACGCGGAGACGGGGTCGCACTCGTGTGCGCGCAGGTGCGCGCTGGCGATGGCATCCAGCGCGTTGGGCGCGCTGACCGCGATCCCGCAGGGGTTGGCGTGCTTGATGATCGCCACGGCCGGCAGCACCATGTCGAACGCGGCCCGCAGCGCGGCATCCGCGTCGATGTAGTTGTTGTACGACATGCCCTTGCCCTGCAGCTGGGTGGCCTGGGCGATGCCATGGCCGCCGACCCGCGAGTAGATCGCGGCACGCTGGTGCGAGTTCTCGCCGTACCGCAGCGTCTCCAACCGCTCGGCCTTGATCGTGAGGTGCTGAGGCAGGTCCGCGTCGGAGAGCGTCTCCTCGGCGAACCACTGGGCGACGGCGCGGTCGTAGGCGGCGGTGTGCGCGAAGGCGCGCGCGGCGAGGGCGCGGCGCTGGGCCAGGCTGGTGCCGCCGGCGGCGATCGCCTCGATGACGCCGGGGTAGGACTCGGGCGAGACGACGATGGCGACGTTGGCGTAGTTCTTCGCCGAGGCGCGCACCATGGCCGGTCCGCCGATGTCGATCTGCTCGACGACCGCGTCGCCTTCGGCGCCGGAGGCGACGGTCTCCACGAACGGGTACAGGTTCACCACGACCAGCTCGAAGGCCGCGATGCCGAGTTCGTCCAGCTGGCGCTCGTGATCCTCGAGACGCAGGTCCGCCAGGAGCCCGGCGTGCACGCCCGGGTGCAGGGTCTTGACGCGGCCGTCCAGCGACTCCGGAAAGCCGGTGACCGCGGCGACGTCGGTCACCGGGTAGCCGGCACCGCGGATGGTGGCCGCGGTGGAGCCGGTCGAGACGATCTCGATCCCGGCGCCGGCCAGCGCCTCCGCCAGCGTCAGCAGGTGGGTCTTGTCGCTGACCGAGACGAGCGCCCGGCGAACCGGAACGAGGTCGCGGTCGCGGTACAGGGACGGGTCGTGGCTGGGGCCGGCCATGGGTGCTCCTCGGGTGGGGATCAGGGGATGGGGGTCAACGGGCGGCGGCCAGATCGAGGTCGCCCGTCGCGATGCGGCGGATGACGTCGATCAGCAGCCGGCGCTCGACGGGCTTGATGCGTTCGTGCAGGGAGTGCTCGTCGTCCCCGGGGAAGACGGGGACCCGCTCCTGCGCGAGGATCGGACCGCTGTCGACACCGTTGTCGACGATGATGACGCTCGCACCGGTCTGGGCCACACCGGCGGCCAGCGCGTCGCGCACACCGTGGGGACCGGGGAACTCGGGGAGATAGGCCGGGTGCGTGTTGATGATCCGCGGGCTCCACGCCTCGACGAGAGACGCAGGCAGCAGCCGCATCAGCCCGCTCAGCACGACCAGGTCGGGGCTCCACACCTCCAGCTGGCGGCCCAGCTCGGCACCCCACTCCTCGCGCGAGTCGAACTGGCGCCACGGCACGAGCATCGTGGGGATGCCGTACTCCTCGGCATGCGCGAACCCCGCTGCCTCGCGGTCCGCTCCGACGACGACGACGCGCGCGGGGAAATCCGCTTCAGCCGCCTCATCGAGCAGGGCCCGAAGATTGGATCCCGCGCCCGAAATGAGGACGGCGACCGTGAGCACGCGCCTAGTCTATCGGCGGCAGTGGCTTCGGCCTGCGGGGCCCCAGATCGACGGTCGGGGTATCGTCCGGGTCGTCGGACCCGGTCGCGGGAGCAGGCTCGCGCTCCGGCTCCGGCTCCGGTGCGGCGTCCGGCTCCCGTGCAGCGTCGTCGAAGGCGGACCGTATCCCGTGGGCGACGGGTGTCCAAGCGCCCGGCAACTCCACCGGCTCGGTCGGTGCGCTCGAGGGTGACCATGCGAACGCCTCGGATGCGGGCTCCCCCGCAGGCTCCCCCGCAGGCTTCGCCGCGGGCTCTGCACCGTCCCGGTCCCGGTCGCTGCGGCCCGCCCTGCTGCGGCGACGCGGCGACAGCAGCAGGATGGCCGCTCCCACCAGCACCTCTGCGCCCACGGCCAGAGCCACCGGACCCGGCTGCGGCCCCACCTCGGCCAGGCGCGCCGGGCCGATCGAGCCGGAGGCCAGCAGGCAGAGCAGCGCCGCTCCAGCACCGGACAGCACAGCGATGCCGAGGGCGATCACCAGGCGCGCGCCGATCGGGTCGTCCGCTGCGTCGTCCGAGGCGCCACCCGCCGGCCCGCTGACCTCCGGAGACGGGGATGCCGCGAAGGAGCGGTGCGCATCCGAACCCGCCAGCAGTGCGCTCAGCGCCGGGCTGCGGGTGACGTCGGATGCGGCATCCCGCCCCGCCGCGGCCGGCTCTGCCAGGGTCGGTGCGGCCAGGCGCGAGCGCACGATCCAGCCGGACAGCGCCCCGAGCCCGATCGGAAGGAGCGCGAGCAGCAGCAGCCACGGTGTGGTCGATTCGGGGAGCGCACCCAGCACGGGGATGCCGGGGATCACGCCGAGCTGGGTTCCGGCCGGCGAGACCGCCGTGTCCACGCCCACCGCGAAACCCGGCCCCGCGACGAAGGACATGCCCCAGATCACGAGCGTGGGCAGGTAGGCCAGCTCCGTGAGCGTGACGATCACGGCGCCGAGCGTGTCCACGTGAGCCGCTTCGAACAGCGCGATCACCTCGCCGCCGCGCAGCAGCAGCGCGACGGCGAAAGCGAGCGCGCCCAGCCCGATCAACCCGGCGAGCACCACGGCGGTGCCGCGCGCGGTGAGACCGACGACATCCGCCCACCCGTGCGGCGCGGCCTCGACGCGGTCGCGCACCCGGGCGATCACCCCGCTGCCGGCCTCGCGCCATTCGGTCACGACGGCTCCCGCGCACAGCGGCACGGCGTACACCAGGGCAGGCATCAGGATCGCCTGCCACAGCTCGACGTCCGCGATCGCGGTGCCCGAGGTCAGGGCGATCACCCCGGCCAGCGCGGTGAACACGACAGCGCCGGTGATCACGCCGGTCACCCACGCGTCCGCCTGGGAGGCGCGCACGCCCGAGCGTGCCGCGAAGATCGCGGTGAACACGGCCAACGCGAGCGGGGCCAGCGAGAGGACGAAGGATGCTGCCGTCGGATCGATTCCGGCCACCGCCAGGTAATCGCCGGGCAGCGTGACGTGCAGGGGAACGAGATGCCCCAGCTGCCAGACGGCGGCGCCGGCCGGCCAGAGCGTCCCCCACTCCGCCGTCCCGCCCATGCCCAGCACCCACAGCACGGTGAGCGGGGCAAGGGTCGCCGCGATACCGACCGCCGCCGCGATGGCGGCGTCGACGGCGGCGAGAAGAAGGACGATCAGGCGATGCATGCGTCATCGACCCTAGTTCGACAGGCGCGGCGATCCCGGCGCACACGCACGCCTCGCTCACCTCGACATCGGCGGCACCTCCGGCCGGCCCGCGGACCCCGCGCTGAACCGGCGGTCAGAGGAGCGGCATCCATTCCGATAGCGTCTTCGTCGGAGGTCATTCATGAGCACAGTACCCACGTCCCCGCCCGAGAGCACCGAGGCGGTCGAGACGCGCACGCCCCGCAACGCCTTCGATCGCTTCTTCGAGATCAGCAAACGCGGCTCCACGCTCTCCGCCGAGATCCGCGGCGGCCTGGTCACGTTCGTGACGATGGCCTACATCGTGATCCTGAACCCGATCATCCTCTCCAGCGGCACGGACGTCGCCGGCGACACCCTCGGCTTCACCCAGGTGGCCGCCGCGACCGCGCTCACCGCCGGTGTCATGACGGTCCTCTTCGGGCTGGTCACCCGCCTGCCGTTCGCGTTCGCGGCCGGGTTGGGCATCAACTCCTTCCTCGCCGTGTCGGTCGTCGGGCAGGTGACATGGGCCGAGGCGATGGGCCTGGTCGTCATCAACGGGCTCATCATCGTGCTGCTGGCCGCCACCGGCCTGCGGCGCATGATCTTCAACGCGGTCCCCATGCAGCTGAAGATCGCGATCACCGTCGGCATCGGCCTGTTCATCGCGTTCATCGGATTCGTCGATGCCGGCTTCGTCACCGCGACCGGTGCATCCTCCCCTCCGGTCGGCCTCGGCGTGGAAGGCTCGATCGGCACGGTTCCGACGCTCATCTTCGTCTTCACCCTCCTGCTCACCGGCATCCTGGTCGCCCGCAAGGTCAAGGGCGGCATCCTGATCGGACTGGTCACCGGCAGTGTCGTCGCGGTGATCGTCGA from Microbacterium sp. zg-B185 includes:
- a CDS encoding Ada metal-binding domain-containing protein, giving the protein MTTAAGRMRPLSFDERYGAIQSRDPRFDGQFVTAVRSTGIYCRPSCPARTPKPANVSFFATSAAAHEAGYRACKRCLPEAAPGSPEWDLRGDTTARAMRLIADGVIEREGVPGLADRLGYSPRHLTRLLTAELGAGPLALSRAHRAHTARMLLVGTDLPVADVAFSAGFTSVRQFNETVREVFGMPPLELRARRRRGSGAESLDGVIDLVLPHRGPFDAAGLFAWMSARAVSGVETATPASFARTLRLPGGPAWFELRVDSAGRVRLRARLTQPGDLSTLVTRARRLFDLDADPIAIDAALSRHPELTPLVARVPGIRVPGSADPHEMLIRAMVGQQITVSAARTALTALADALGEPVAIGGSGGEARLFPTMAAIAEHGHEVLRGPAARIRALVGAAAALADGSLQLGPGDAAADQRAALLALPGVGPWTADYVRMRVLGDTDVFLPGDVAVRTGAAAVGLPADARALQAWAARTAPWRSYFTAHLWRAVPPRVARRRGATPGADPAETSDARRPGPGTPDPAHPHTPGRPLPSTEEDAT
- a CDS encoding NAD(P)/FAD-dependent oxidoreductase, encoding MSAREYDVIVIGAGAVGENVADRAVQGGMSTVIVEAELVGGECSYWACMPSKALLRSAAALRAARDVDGAKQAVTGEVDVAGVLRRRNRITHDWDDASQVSWLDGAGIDLLRGHAEFTGVKRVRVTAADGTVTDLVARHAVAVATGSAPLLPDIPGLREIEPWTSRDATSAQTIPASLAILGGGVVGAEMATAYAGFGTTVTLIVRSRLLSSMEPFAGDLVAASLARLGVSLRTGVEVTAAHRTDRNAVLALSDGGRVVAEQVLVAVGRTPRTTDLGLESIGFSPGAWLSVDDTLLVKGTDWLYAVGDVNHRALLTHQGKYQARAAGDVIAARAKGHPVADAPWGAHVATADHDHIPQVTFTDPEVASVGLTEAAARAAGRRIRVLDYDLSWIAGASTYADAYQGMARAIVDEDRGVLIGATFAGANVAELLHSATVAIVGEVPIERLWHAVPSYPTLSEVWLRWLEEYGRPAPH
- the purH gene encoding bifunctional phosphoribosylaminoimidazolecarboxamide formyltransferase/IMP cyclohydrolase yields the protein MAGPSHDPSLYRDRDLVPVRRALVSVSDKTHLLTLAEALAGAGIEIVSTGSTAATIRGAGYPVTDVAAVTGFPESLDGRVKTLHPGVHAGLLADLRLEDHERQLDELGIAAFELVVVNLYPFVETVASGAEGDAVVEQIDIGGPAMVRASAKNYANVAIVVSPESYPGVIEAIAAGGTSLAQRRALAARAFAHTAAYDRAVAQWFAEETLSDADLPQHLTIKAERLETLRYGENSHQRAAIYSRVGGHGIAQATQLQGKGMSYNNYIDADAALRAAFDMVLPAVAIIKHANPCGIAVSAPNALDAIASAHLRAHECDPVSAFGGVIAANRRVTLKMAENMRDIFTEVIVAPDFEPEALEVFALKKNLRVLRLPVDWQQERMDVRLVSGGLLLQDADRFPDDIESVAKDWQLVSGERPSEEEMTNFIFAWKACRAVKSNAIVLAKGSATVGIGMGQVNRVDSCRLAVERAGARAAGSVAASDAFFPFADGPAVLIDAGIGGIVQPGGSVRDDEVIDAAREAGIPMFFTGERHFFH
- the purN gene encoding phosphoribosylglycinamide formyltransferase, which translates into the protein MLTVAVLISGAGSNLRALLDEAAEADFPARVVVVGADREAAGFAHAEEYGIPTMLVPWRQFDSREEWGAELGRQLEVWSPDLVVLSGLMRLLPASLVEAWSPRIINTHPAYLPEFPGPHGVRDALAAGVAQTGASVIIVDNGVDSGPILAQERVPVFPGDDEHSLHERIKPVERRLLIDVIRRIATGDLDLAAAR
- a CDS encoding DUF6350 family protein, with the protein product MHRLIVLLLAAVDAAIAAAVGIAATLAPLTVLWVLGMGGTAEWGTLWPAGAAVWQLGHLVPLHVTLPGDYLAVAGIDPTAASFVLSLAPLALAVFTAIFAARSGVRASQADAWVTGVITGAVVFTALAGVIALTSGTAIADVELWQAILMPALVYAVPLCAGAVVTEWREAGSGVIARVRDRVEAAPHGWADVVGLTARGTAVVLAGLIGLGALAFAVALLLRGGEVIALFEAAHVDTLGAVIVTLTELAYLPTLVIWGMSFVAGPGFAVGVDTAVSPAGTQLGVIPGIPVLGALPESTTPWLLLLALLPIGLGALSGWIVRSRLAAPTLAEPAAAGRDAASDVTRSPALSALLAGSDAHRSFAASPSPEVSGPAGGASDDAADDPIGARLVIALGIAVLSGAGAALLCLLASGSIGPARLAEVGPQPGPVALAVGAEVLVGAAILLLSPRRRSRAGRSDRDRDGAEPAAKPAGEPAGEPASEAFAWSPSSAPTEPVELPGAWTPVAHGIRSAFDDAAREPDAAPEPEPEREPAPATGSDDPDDTPTVDLGPRRPKPLPPID